The Candidatus Acidulodesulfobacterium acidiphilum genome segment TCCGCTAAAGGGGACGTCCTGGTTTTATTAAACAACGATACAGAAGTGATTAACGACGACTGGTTAAGAGAGCTTGTTTCCCATGTATTGCGTCCAGAAATAGGAGCGGTAGGCGCTAAGCTTTTATATCCGGATAATACTATTCAGCATGCAGGGGTTCTAATTGTAAAATATATGCCGGTGCATACATATAATTATTTAAATAAAGATGAAGCCGGTTATTTCGGAAGAGCAAATTTAATTCAAAATTATTCAGCCGTTACGGGAGCATGTATGGTTTTAAAAAAAGAATTGTATATGAAAGCAGGCGGTATGGACGAGAATTTGCCGATAGCTTATAATGATATAGATTTTTGTATTAAAATTATGCAACTTGGATATTTTAACTTATTTACTCCTTATTCGGTTTTGTATCATTACGAATCTAAAACCAGAGGATATGAAGATACGGAAGAAAAGAAATTGAGACTTAAAAAAGACTTGGATTACTTAACGAATAAATGGGAAAAAACGCTTGAGGCTGATTTTGCTTACAACATTAATCTATGCAGCGTCCCAGGCAGTTTGTTTTCGATAAAATTGCCCGAAGAATTCGTTAGCGTTATTAAGCTGTAAATTTTTAATATGATAAAATAGAAAAACATGATAAATTTGAACTTAAAATAGCCGATTCTTGATTAAGATATAAAGAAATATAAAATATTTTATATGAAAAAAAATTTATGCATAGGCGCAATTTTTAAAAATGAATATCCTTATATTTTAGAATGGATTGCATGGCATAAACTATGCGGTTTTGATAAAATTATTATAGCCGATAACGGTTCGGACGATGGAACCAGAGAGCTTTTGCAGGCACTCGACGATTTAGGTGAAATTAATCTTTTATATCAACCAAAAATTTCTGCCGTCAGTACTTCTCAATTTACAGCATATGACAGGATTGTAAATCAATTTTGCCCTGAATGTTATGCTATTTTATTTATCGATGCAGATGAATTCGTTGAAAACGACGAAGAAGAATTAAGTTCCGTTTCTGAAACTATTCTTCGTTTATTCGATATTCCCAATGTCGGCGCTATAGGTTTAAACTGGAGAACTTACGGTTCTTCGGATAAAATGGTTTACGAAGACGATTACGTGGTACGAAGGTTTACCTGGCATAAAGACGATGAAGACAAAGGCTGTTCTGTGAATAATCATTTAAAAACTGTTTTTATCAGCAAAAATTACGCGAAGGCTCATTGTCATTCCCCGCAAATATATAGCGGCAACTATATTTATTCAAACGGTGAAAGATTGACGTTTTGTGACATTAGGTTTGGCTGGTCAAATCCTCCAGAAACATATATTAAAACAGGTGTATCTTATAAAATTTGCAAATGCCATCTTAGAGTGAATCATTATGTTATAAAGTCTTTTCAGGAATATACAGAACGCAAATCTTTAAGAGGACGCGCAGATACAGTCGCCACAGATCCAGAATATAATGATAGAAATATTGTTTTTTTTAAAAATAATGATTTTAAAGATTGCAATCGTTTAATTTCCGAAAAAAAACTTTTACTTTTAGATGAAAAAGTAAAATTACTTAAAGATAAAATAAATATATACGGATTTTACGATAAATATATAGGTGCTATAGAATCGGTAAGTCAATTAGGTTTTTCCGGCTGGATAGCAAACGTAAACGGTTCATCTGAAAATATTAAAATTAATGTTTTTGTAAATGGAATACATATTGGTTATACGACCCCTTGTTTTTATAGAAGAAATCTTATAAATCAAGGCATTTCTATCGATGGCATAGCTGGTTTTAGATTTTCTTTTCAGACCTTGTTAAAATCAGGAGATGAAGTTTTAATACAAATACACGGAAGATTATTTCAATTTTCAAATGCAAAATATATAATGGTCTAAATAAAGTTATGATAATTGATATCAATTATCATAACTTTATTATTGAGGTTTAACGCATCATTATTTTTATTCATTGCATAAATTTATAAAATTTTATTTATATTAATACATCATAATGAGTTTAGCAAATTATAATCAAAATAATCTTTATTCAAAAATAAATTCAAAATATGAGTTAAAATTAAATGATATTGATGTAAATAATAAAAATTCATCACATTCAATTATTGTTGACTTAATAGCTGAAAACTCAATAATACTTGACGTAGGATGTTCCAGCGGCTATTTAGGCAGATGGTTAAAAATAAATAAAAACTGCAAAGTATATGGAATCGACATTAATCAAGATGCATTGAATTACGCAAAACAAGAATCGGGTTATGATGATGTATTTTTAATTGATTTAGATGAACTGAAAGGCGAAGGTATAAAAAGACTTAAATATATGGATGTAGCTTTTGATTATATCGTTATGGCAGATGTTATAGAACATTTAAAAAATCCCGCTGTTATATTAATGCTATTATCAGAAAAACTTAAATTGTATTCAAATTTTATAATAAGTATTCCGAATATTGCCAATGCCGATATTATTTTAAATCTTATTGAAGGCAAATTTAATTACGGAGATTTTGGCTTATTAGATAGAACTCATTTAAGATTTTTTACTAAAAATTCTTTTATAGAATTTATAGAATCTATAAATCAAAGTGAATCATTAGGTGATTGCAAATTTCAGATAGATTTTATTGCAAACACAATCTATATATCAGATTTTATTAAAAATGTAATTTCAGAAAAACTAATATTATATAATTTGTTAAAGTCAGCTAATCCAGAGATAGATGTTTTACAAAATATATTTGCATTAACAAAAGTTAAGAAAAATGACAAAGTTTTAAACTTAAAAGAAAAATTTAATATAAAACCACTTGACAAAATTTTTAATGTAATTAATGAGTTAATTAAAATATCACAGGATTGTG includes the following:
- a CDS encoding glycosyltransferase family 2 protein; amino-acid sequence: MKKNLCIGAIFKNEYPYILEWIAWHKLCGFDKIIIADNGSDDGTRELLQALDDLGEINLLYQPKISAVSTSQFTAYDRIVNQFCPECYAILFIDADEFVENDEEELSSVSETILRLFDIPNVGAIGLNWRTYGSSDKMVYEDDYVVRRFTWHKDDEDKGCSVNNHLKTVFISKNYAKAHCHSPQIYSGNYIYSNGERLTFCDIRFGWSNPPETYIKTGVSYKICKCHLRVNHYVIKSFQEYTERKSLRGRADTVATDPEYNDRNIVFFKNNDFKDCNRLISEKKLLLLDEKVKLLKDKINIYGFYDKYIGAIESVSQLGFSGWIANVNGSSENIKINVFVNGIHIGYTTPCFYRRNLINQGISIDGIAGFRFSFQTLLKSGDEVLIQIHGRLFQFSNAKYIMV
- a CDS encoding methyltransferase domain-containing protein, whose translation is MSLANYNQNNLYSKINSKYELKLNDIDVNNKNSSHSIIVDLIAENSIILDVGCSSGYLGRWLKINKNCKVYGIDINQDALNYAKQESGYDDVFLIDLDELKGEGIKRLKYMDVAFDYIVMADVIEHLKNPAVILMLLSEKLKLYSNFIISIPNIANADIILNLIEGKFNYGDFGLLDRTHLRFFTKNSFIEFIESINQSESLGDCKFQIDFIANTIYISDFIKNVISEKLILYNLLKSANPEIDVLQNIFALTKVKKNDKVLNLKEKFNIKPLDKIFNVINELIKISQDCEKELYNSKFLIKEYESKIQLLQSIIDHNLK